Proteins from one Silurus meridionalis isolate SWU-2019-XX chromosome 3, ASM1480568v1, whole genome shotgun sequence genomic window:
- the rprma gene encoding protein reprimo A, translated as MKMNGTTFNQTDGGIFSNRTEEILTCCNFSSVVTDDGFAAAAAPDDERSLFVMRAVQIAVMCVLSLTVVFGIFFLGCNLLIKSEGMINFLVTDRRPSKEVEAVIVSVY; from the coding sequence ATGAAAATGAACGGCACCACGTTTAACCAAACGGACGGCGGTATTTTCTCCAACAGGACTGAGGAGATCTTGACGTGTTGTAACTTCTCGTCGGTGGTGACGGACGACGGCTTCGCGGCGGCGGCTGCCCCGGATGATGAGCGCAGCCTGTTCGTGATGAGAGCCGTGCAGATCGCCGTGATGtgcgttctctctctcaccgTGGTGTTCGGCATCTTCTTTCTCGGCTGCAACCTCCTCATCAAATCCGAGGGCATGATTAACTTTTTAGTGACGGATCGGCGACCGAGCAAAGAAGTCGAAGCGGTTATAGTGAGCGTGTATTAG